CGATCGATCGAGATGCGCGAACCCATAGTCGATCAGACCGATGGTCAACTCGGTCGCGTATCCGTTGCCCCAGCGATCTTTGCGGAAGTGATAGAAGACTTCGACCGCGTCGATCTCATCGAGTTCCGCCAACCCTCCACCGCCGATTAGCGCGCCAGTTTGTTTCTCCACCACCGCCCAGTTGCCGAGGCCGTCGACGGCGCTCCATCGCTCGCTGCGAACACGCAAACGCTCGCGGGTGAAGTCGACATTGGGATGCGGTTCACCCGTGTCCCCCACAAAACGCATGACATCTGGGTCCCCAAAGATGGCGAACGCGGCCTCGGCGTCGGCCTCGCTCCAGGGGCGCACGATCAGTCGGTCGGTTTCGAACACAGTCGTCATGCAGCGAGTATGGCGCGGTGGCGGCCGGATGTCATCTGCACGCGGCTCGCAGCACGCGGCACGCAGCACGCAGCACGCAGCACGCAGCACGCAGCACGCAGCACGCAGCACGCAGCACGCAGCACGCAGAAAGAGGCTACATTGGTTCGAACTACGCGAATCGTGCATTGGGGGGATTAGGGACATGAGATTGGTTTCTGCCTGCTGCGTGCCGCATGCTGCCTGCTAGGGGCGCGCTCATCGTCACCGGCGGCGGCCGGGGAATCGGGGCGGCGATCTGCCGGGCGGCAGCGCGTGACGGTTGGCCGGTGGTGGTGAACTACGGCAAGAGCCGGGAAGCGGCGGAACGAGTGGCCGCGGATATCGCCGCGTCGGGAGGCACGGCCGTTGCCATCGGCGCGGATGTGGCCGACGAAACCGCGGTGGTGGCGATGTTCGATGAGGCCGATGCGCTGTTCGGCCGGGTCGCCGGAGTGGTGAACAACGCCGGGATCACGGGAGGATTCAGCCACGCAGGCGATATCGAGATCGACCGGGTGCGGCGGATGCTCGATGTGAACGTTGTCGGCACGATGCTCTGCTGCCGGGAAGCGGTGCGGCGCATGTCGACCGCACGCGGCGGAACTGGCGGTGTCATCGTAAACATCTCGTCTTTGGTCGCCAGGACTGGAGGCGCGCATGAATGGGTCCACTACGCCGCGTCGAAAGGCGCCATCAACTCCTTCACGATCGGGCTGGCGCGCGAGGTCGCCACCGAGGGTATCCGGGTGAACGCGGTGGCTCCCGGGCTCGTCGAGTCGGACCTGCACGGTGACAACGGAGATCCGGAACGTCCGGCGCGGATGGCGCCGTCGATCCCAATGCAGCGCTCGGGAGAGCCTGAGGAGATTGCCGAAGGCGTCGTTTGGTTGCTGTCTCCGGCCGCGTCGTATGTGACGGGGACGATTCTCGAGATCGGCGGGGGTCGGTAGCGAACGGGCGATCTCCAGGCGCAGAGAGGCCCTCCGCTTGGATCGCTGCGAATGACGGTCATGCCATTGGGTATCCGCAGCTGGTCCGCATCGTCGCTGCTCTCTGGTCGCATTCGGCGCCCGCCGCAAGATCCGCCCCGAAGCGACTGAATGAGGCCTCGGACAAGTGCGCTTCCGTCATCAGAGACTCTCAACGTCCCCCATGCGGGTGCGCAGCGACGCCAGCCCGCGGCAGAACGACGCACGCACGGCCACCTCCGATTTCCCGAGAATGGCGGCGGTTTCACCGTAGGTCAGGCCGGCGAATCGCAGCTGGCAGCAACGCCGCTGATCGGGTGTCAGGCTCAGGAGAAGCACAGAGACCTGGTTGCGGTCATCGGCAAGGATCGCCAACTCCTCAGGAGTCCGGCCCGTATCCAATACCCAGCTCACGTCAGTCAGGGGACGTTCGGAGCGGCGTCTTCGCTGCCGGTGGCGATCGATGATCTCGTTGTGGGCAATCCGAAAGAGCCAGCCGCGAAACGAATCATCCGCGTCCTGGAATCTGTCCAGCGCGGCAAGCGCGTTGGTGAACGTTTGCTGTGTTGCGTCAGCGGCATCCTCCCGGTCGCCGAGAGAACGGACGCAATAGCGCAGCACATCATCTCGATATCGCTCATAGAGGGGCGCAAATGACCGAACGTCCTGCTTGGCCAAAGCAACGAGGTACGCATCGCTTTCATTTGTACGCGCGTTTCCGCTCGAAGGACCCGAGCTCCGCTGTAATGCATGCATCTCGCAAGGTACTCCCCGGAGCGTATCGGTTGCCGAAGCGCAGCATGTGGAAAGGCACGAACGTCAGCTTTTGCATTCCGGCACGCCAGGCTTTCCGAATTCGCTCGCCATGACTCGATCGACAAGCGGCAATGAACGGCCGGCGGGAGCAATCCCGCGATGGTTCTTTCGGTGTGAATTCGCCCTCATCCGGGTGTGCGTATGGCCCGAGTGAGCGAGATGATCCAGAGCGCTGCCGGTTCTCCCGCCGCCACGCGATAGGACATGAGGGTTCCTTCGGTGACCGAGACTCCTTCGCCGGGCAGCAGGCGCAGCAGATCGCCAGGGGCTGCCATCGTCTGCTCGTCTAGCCTGGATACCGCAACCTGCTTGTCGTGCGTCTCGACTTCGAGACTGCCTTCGACAACGATGAGATACTCGAACCCACTGACCGAATGGACCGCCAGCAGTTCGTTCGGCGCTGCCGCGACGCGCACAAGGGAAAGGTTGTAGGGACGATCCGGATCGGTTCCCATCGGAAGCAACCCGGACGCCAGCAATGACCCACTCTCACTGTTGGGATCGCCGAAGGGACTCTGGTCATCGTGGAGTGTGGTGACCGGAGATTGATGGTGAATCCTGACGACAATGATGGAAGCGGCCTGAGTCCCAGTGTTCCAGACGTGGAAGGCTTCACCTTCCGGCAAGATCACCACGCTCTGGTTTTGGAGGTCGATACGCGTGCCCCGCTGGAGTGCGATTGGGCTACCGGGGTCGCTGGTGAGCAGTTGCGCGAAATGGGGGGAGCGCTTCGGTTCGATTTCCAGGGCGATCTCTCCTGAGCTTGCGATCAGCAACGCCGGTGAGAAATGCCGCCGGGCTTCCGAATCTCCGGGCATGATCATCAGTGTTTCCACCGCGCATTCCACAAACCAACCGGCCATGTGGCGCAGATCCAGCGAGGCGAACAATTCATATCGAGGCGGCAAGGTCTCGCTTGCCCAGCGCTCGGCGATCTTTCCGTTCACTATTCGCAGCTGCTCATAGCCGGGAGCAGATGCCGGGCGATCGGACACGACGCCACCGGTGTTGGTTGCAGTCCCGGCACTCGTCGTCAGCGAAACCGCCACGAGGTCGTCGCGCGGCACCATGCGTGCCACCTCGATACGCATGTCCGGATATGTGGCACGCATGGCCCCAAAGTAACGGAGCAGACTGGCGGCGTCTTGTTGCGGGTCGACCGCTGAGTGATCCACAAAGCCGGGATCGAGCATGTTCAGCAGCTTCGCCGAATCTCCGAACTCCAGATAATGATCGATCGCCTCGTAGAACATCCCCGCGGCGTTCTCGTTGGAGCGTTCGCGGGCGGAAGAGCTCGGCTGCACGACGAGAGCCGGAGCAAGCAGTTGGCCAACGACGAATCCTGTGACGAACACGAGAGCAACCGCGACGATAGTGGACGGAGATATCCGCGCCCGTGCGGATCGGGCCGGGGGCTCGGTCCGCAGGACCCATCTGCGCGAAGCTGGTGCGCAACCTTGGCTAGACATGTGGCCTGGAGATCGAAGAAAAACCACGCGACAGCAGGTCGTTGAGGGCGTCGAATCCGATGAGCGCGAGGGCGATCATGAAGACGATCAGCGTCAGGAATCCAACGAATCGCGCGACGACCGCGAGATCGCGCACCCAGAGTCGCCGGACACCATCACGTGCCAACTGCGTTTCTCCAGTCATTGGGCTACCGCTCCTCTCGTGTCGATACCCGCATCGATCAGCACCTGATCGATCTCCGCGAGCACTTTTTCCATAGGGACACGTGCTGCCGCGACGGCAGCGGCCATTCTGTCGGGGTCGTATCCAGCGAACTGCTGATCCGGGGTTTCGCCCGCGAGCACCCTATCGAACGCCGGCTCGATCTGGTAGACCAACGCGTCGAACGGCGCAAAGGCAGCAATCAACCGAGCGTGCAGATCCGCGAAGGGCGGCGTCGGCTTCAGTTGCTCGACCCCGTCATAGAACATCGACCAGGTCAGCAGCAGGGAGAAAAGGTGGCCGCCCAGGCGGGGATCGTTGGCATCGGCATCGGCCAGGAACTGGTCGTAGTACACGAGCGACAGCGCGATGCTATCGCGATAGCGCCGGAGCTCGGCGAGATAGGCGAGATCGGCCGCAGACAGATCGGAGTCCGCTGCGGCATTCGGCGCCGCTTCCGAAGTTGGCGAAAGGGTCTCGTCGTTGTCTGTTGTGATCAGTGGCAGCTCCCGCGTTCTGGCGGCTCCCATATCCGTGCGCGCGGCCGTTCCGCTTGGTGCAGCAACGATCACGCTTCGATCGATAAGCTTCACGCGGACGTTTCGAGAGGCCTCCGTAATGGAGCCGGAGAGCGTCTGGATGTCGACGTTCACGCTTTCCTCGAACGTCGCCGAAACGGCCGGAGCGACGCTCGCGGCGGTGGCAAGAACAATCGCAGCCGCGAGGATCGCTTGCCGGGACTTGCGCGGTCGCTGCCGCGCGGTTCGAATGGAAGGTTCCTCCATCTTCATGGTGTGTGTTTCCTCCTCGACTAAGAAGCCGACGCGACCCGTGAAGTTCAATGACCGATCGGTCGTTGTCGCGCACATCCATGCTGGCGTCGCGATCGTTGGCGAACATCCTGAATTCGCCGGATTTCAACGATCCGGGACAGGCGATGAGGCATCGCGTTTTCGTCTAGCATCGAAGGAGTAGAATCGGAGCAACATCACAACCTAGCGCAGCGAGAGCCGAGCCGCCTCCGAAAGGCCAGACCGCCCATGACGGTCAGCGCGCTCCAGAAGCACA
Above is a window of Thermomicrobiales bacterium DNA encoding:
- a CDS encoding GNAT family N-acetyltransferase, which translates into the protein MFETDRLIVRPWSEADAEAAFAIFGDPDVMRFVGDTGEPHPNVDFTRERLRVRSERWSAVDGLGNWAVVEKQTGALIGGGGLAELDEIDAVEVFYHFRKDRWGNGYATELTIGLIDYGFAHLDRSRLVGLAYPENAASLRVMSKAGMTHLGRRHAYGAELEYFEIARPSTGAPR
- a CDS encoding SDR family oxidoreductase — encoded protein: MLPARGALIVTGGGRGIGAAICRAAARDGWPVVVNYGKSREAAERVAADIAASGGTAVAIGADVADETAVVAMFDEADALFGRVAGVVNNAGITGGFSHAGDIEIDRVRRMLDVNVVGTMLCCREAVRRMSTARGGTGGVIVNISSLVARTGGAHEWVHYAASKGAINSFTIGLAREVATEGIRVNAVAPGLVESDLHGDNGDPERPARMAPSIPMQRSGEPEEIAEGVVWLLSPAASYVTGTILEIGGGR
- a CDS encoding sigma-70 family RNA polymerase sigma factor, which codes for MHALQRSSGPSSGNARTNESDAYLVALAKQDVRSFAPLYERYRDDVLRYCVRSLGDREDAADATQQTFTNALAALDRFQDADDSFRGWLFRIAHNEIIDRHRQRRRRSERPLTDVSWVLDTGRTPEELAILADDRNQVSVLLLSLTPDQRRCCQLRFAGLTYGETAAILGKSEVAVRASFCRGLASLRTRMGDVESL
- a CDS encoding nuclear transport factor 2 family protein, producing MFVTGFVVGQLLAPALVVQPSSSARERSNENAAGMFYEAIDHYLEFGDSAKLLNMLDPGFVDHSAVDPQQDAASLLRYFGAMRATYPDMRIEVARMVPRDDLVAVSLTTSAGTATNTGGVVSDRPASAPGYEQLRIVNGKIAERWASETLPPRYELFASLDLRHMAGWFVECAVETLMIMPGDSEARRHFSPALLIASSGEIALEIEPKRSPHFAQLLTSDPGSPIALQRGTRIDLQNQSVVILPEGEAFHVWNTGTQAASIIVVRIHHQSPVTTLHDDQSPFGDPNSESGSLLASGLLPMGTDPDRPYNLSLVRVAAAPNELLAVHSVSGFEYLIVVEGSLEVETHDKQVAVSRLDEQTMAAPGDLLRLLPGEGVSVTEGTLMSYRVAAGEPAALWIISLTRAIRTPG